A single Marinitoga aeolica DNA region contains:
- a CDS encoding SHOCT domain-containing protein, with protein sequence MSCGGGIFGYHGRGLFNNRHHHSEDYPRRSEDYYRQNRQPMLEETNRKSKALDILDEKFVTGEITEEEYLRKKKIILSNIAG encoded by the coding sequence ATGTCATGTGGAGGCGGAATATTTGGTTATCATGGGAGAGGATTATTTAATAATCGACATCATCATTCTGAGGATTATCCTAGAAGATCAGAAGATTATTATAGACAAAACCGACAGCCGATGTTAGAAGAAACTAATAGAAAAAGTAAAGCACTTGATATATTAGATGAAAAATTTGTTACTGGAGAAATAACCGAAGAAGAATATCTCAGAAAGAAAAAAATTATATTAAGTAATATTGCAGGATAG
- a CDS encoding metal-sensing transcriptional repressor, which produces MHNNKNSLNILKTAKGQIEAIIRMIEDNRYCIDISRQILASVALLKKANTKILNNHLESCVKNAAYSNDPKEINVKILELEEVMNYISKNL; this is translated from the coding sequence ATGCATAATAATAAAAATAGTTTAAATATATTAAAAACAGCAAAAGGGCAAATAGAAGCAATAATAAGAATGATTGAAGATAACAGATATTGTATAGATATATCGAGGCAAATATTAGCTTCTGTTGCATTATTAAAAAAAGCAAATACAAAAATATTGAATAATCATCTTGAAAGTTGTGTCAAAAACGCTGCCTATTCAAATGATCCAAAAGAGATAAATGTAAAAATATTAGAATTGGAAGAGGTAATGAATTATATAAGTAAAAATTTATAA
- a CDS encoding heavy-metal-associated domain-containing protein — translation MKKVIIIEGMSCEHCVKRVRKELEKLENVNVLSVEIGKAVIEGDVLKDEAIKEAIDEAGYDVKEIKDEDEHHENIHESHGHHMKHKKMHHKGHCH, via the coding sequence ATGAAAAAAGTAATTATTATTGAAGGTATGTCATGTGAGCATTGTGTAAAAAGAGTAAGAAAAGAATTAGAAAAATTAGAAAATGTAAATGTGTTATCTGTTGAAATTGGAAAAGCAGTTATAGAAGGAGATGTTTTAAAAGATGAAGCTATTAAAGAAGCTATAGATGAAGCAGGTTATGATGTTAAAGAAATAAAAGATGAGGATGAACATCATGAAAACATTCATGAAAGTCATGGACATCATATGAAACATAAAAAAATGCATCATAAAGGACATTGTCATTAA
- a CDS encoding DUF302 domain-containing protein, whose translation MKYGILKETNYGFEEAISKINTELQKEGFGILTRIDLNEKFKAKLGIEFKKYTILGACNPKNAHKAILAEENIGLFLPCNVIVYEKDEKTVIAAIKPTVAMESSNNEKVYEIAKEIEDALTRVIDNL comes from the coding sequence ATGAAATATGGAATATTAAAAGAAACAAATTATGGATTTGAAGAAGCAATATCAAAAATAAATACAGAGTTACAAAAAGAAGGATTTGGAATTTTAACAAGAATAGATTTAAATGAAAAATTTAAAGCAAAATTGGGTATAGAATTTAAAAAATACACAATATTAGGAGCATGTAACCCAAAGAATGCCCACAAAGCAATATTAGCAGAAGAAAATATAGGTTTATTTTTACCATGTAATGTAATAGTGTATGAAAAAGATGAAAAAACAGTTATTGCAGCAATAAAACCAACAGTAGCAATGGAATCATCAAATAATGAAAAAGTATATGAAATAGCTAAAGAAATTGAAGATGCTTTAACAAGAGTTATTGATAATCTTTAA
- a CDS encoding SHOCT domain-containing protein produces the protein MMFLFLILILFIIWYFMKNPDAAKKLGEFQNSTEDSKKEALKILNEKFVNGEITEEEYLRKKKLIE, from the coding sequence ATGATGTTTTTGTTTCTTATATTAATACTATTTATAATCTGGTATTTTATGAAAAATCCTGATGCAGCTAAAAAATTAGGAGAATTTCAAAATAGTACAGAAGATTCCAAAAAAGAAGCTTTAAAAATATTAAATGAAAAATTTGTAAATGGTGAAATTACAGAAGAAGAATATTTAAGGAAAAAGAAACTTATTGAATGA
- a CDS encoding SHOCT domain-containing protein, with the protein MMHGWGWSGFGPYGFGGYSLIGSFISFIFLIIFLVVIYFVIKKIFFNGNFNFKNINRSSKNEDYDVLKILNEKLVKGEITEDEYIRKKELILKNLK; encoded by the coding sequence ATGATGCATGGTTGGGGTTGGTCAGGTTTTGGGCCGTATGGTTTTGGAGGATATAGTTTAATAGGATCATTTATAAGTTTTATATTTTTAATAATATTTCTTGTGGTGATTTATTTTGTAATAAAAAAGATATTTTTTAATGGAAATTTTAATTTTAAAAATATTAATAGAAGTAGTAAAAATGAAGATTACGATGTATTAAAGATTTTAAATGAAAAATTGGTCAAAGGTGAAATTACAGAAGATGAGTATATCAGAAAAAAAGAATTAATTTTAAAAAATTTAAAGTGA
- a CDS encoding SoxR reducing system RseC family protein, which produces MNELMRIVDIDEEYVYLQALEASNCSSCAIKGSCNLTGDPNRKIKAINSNKLDLNRNEFVYIKKIDSLESKVAFIMYGIPLLTMVIITVLLFSFGLNEIISFILGLTGMLISYYFIHLYDKKVAKTKYVPEIIEKVGIYKTFQI; this is translated from the coding sequence ATGAATGAATTAATGAGAATAGTTGATATAGATGAAGAATATGTATATTTGCAGGCTCTTGAAGCGTCAAATTGTAGTTCATGTGCAATAAAAGGTTCATGTAATTTAACAGGAGATCCAAATAGAAAAATTAAAGCAATTAATTCCAATAAATTAGATTTAAATAGAAATGAATTTGTTTATATAAAAAAAATAGATTCGCTGGAATCCAAGGTAGCATTTATAATGTATGGAATACCTTTGCTGACAATGGTTATAATTACTGTACTTCTATTCTCATTTGGTTTAAATGAAATAATATCTTTTATTTTAGGATTAACTGGTATGTTGATATCATATTATTTCATACATTTGTATGATAAAAAAGTTGCAAAAACAAAGTATGTTCCAGAAATCATAGAAAAAGTTGGAATTTATAAAACTTTTCAGATATAG